The following proteins are encoded in a genomic region of Candidatus Methylospira mobilis:
- a CDS encoding SoxR reducing system RseC family protein, protein MIEEEVCVTSVKDDVAWVEKTSVSPCGSCREACAGSIAGKLFARRKLSFSVHADPQLNIGDRIVVGLPDSALVRASFLVYLLPLMGFFIGAFLVGELAARLNLPAHDLLSLSGGLLGIVFCLILIRFSGFFEGAMYRPVILRKLS, encoded by the coding sequence ATGATCGAAGAAGAAGTATGCGTTACCTCAGTGAAAGACGATGTTGCCTGGGTTGAAAAAACCAGCGTGTCGCCATGCGGGTCCTGCCGGGAAGCTTGCGCCGGCAGCATTGCCGGAAAACTGTTTGCGCGGCGTAAATTGAGTTTTTCCGTGCATGCCGATCCACAGTTGAATATTGGCGACCGCATTGTGGTCGGTTTGCCGGACAGCGCCTTGGTACGCGCTTCGTTTCTGGTTTACCTGCTGCCGTTGATGGGATTTTTCATCGGCGCATTTTTGGTCGGAGAGCTGGCGGCAAGACTGAATTTGCCTGCGCATGATCTTTTAAGTCTATCGGGCGGCTTGCTAGGAATTGTTTTTTGCCTGATACTAATCCGTTTTTCGGGGTTTTTTGAAGGCGCAATGTATCGGCCCGTCATTCTGCGTAAGCTTTCCTGA
- a CDS encoding MucB/RseB C-terminal domain-containing protein, whose translation MLQLLSLCALLLLTPPVYAANEPDAQVWLAEMRFAMSHLNYRGTVTYSRNNQIEILRVYHGVVDGVEHERILSVNSPMREVIREQGKVTCYFPESRSLSTKESGRERPFLRDLPEDLNGLARYYVIKPGEAGVVAQRSAHLIAIDPRDAYRYKRALWVDDETRLPLKYELIDENGNVIEQMLFSDLSLEKKLPASDLAASTHPDASWTVKHNENLPADKLRWTLSNVPEGFGLTSYTRLKRGGSEHEIDHILLSDGLSSVSVYTEELPGEGLSTHRRKMGAISLYARQIGNYQITVLGEVPFKTVKAIGDGIHAP comes from the coding sequence ATGCTTCAGCTATTGAGCTTGTGCGCACTTCTACTGTTAACGCCCCCGGTTTACGCTGCGAATGAGCCGGACGCTCAAGTCTGGCTGGCAGAAATGCGTTTTGCGATGAGCCATCTCAATTATCGCGGCACAGTGACTTATTCCAGAAATAATCAAATTGAAATATTACGTGTTTATCACGGCGTCGTCGACGGTGTGGAACATGAGCGCATCCTGTCGGTCAACTCGCCGATGCGTGAAGTGATACGCGAACAAGGTAAAGTGACCTGTTACTTTCCAGAGTCGCGGTCGCTGTCTACCAAGGAAAGTGGCAGGGAACGGCCGTTTCTGCGTGATTTGCCGGAAGACTTGAACGGGCTGGCGCGTTACTACGTCATTAAACCGGGCGAAGCCGGGGTTGTCGCACAAAGATCCGCTCATCTGATTGCCATCGACCCGCGCGATGCTTATCGTTATAAACGTGCGCTATGGGTTGACGATGAAACGCGCCTTCCTCTCAAATACGAGCTTATTGATGAAAACGGCAACGTGATAGAACAAATGCTGTTCAGTGACCTGAGTCTGGAAAAGAAACTTCCAGCTTCGGATTTGGCGGCATCGACACATCCCGATGCGAGCTGGACGGTTAAACATAACGAAAACCTGCCTGCCGATAAGCTACGCTGGACTTTGAGCAATGTACCGGAGGGGTTCGGGTTGACGTCGTACACTCGCCTGAAGCGTGGCGGCAGCGAACATGAAATCGACCACATACTGCTGAGCGATGGGCTTTCGTCAGTTTCCGTTTATACGGAGGAGCTTCCCGGTGAAGGCCTCTCCACGCATCGGCGTAAGATGGGCGCAATCAGCCTTTATGCGCGTCAAATAGGTAATTATCAGATAACGGTTTTAGGCGAAGTGCCGTTTAAAACCGTAAAAGCCATAGGTGATGGGATACACGCGCCATGA
- a CDS encoding sigma-E factor negative regulatory protein yields the protein MNTTNQELKLKLSLLLDNELSSAERHGLLDRVNDEPQLRQAWARYNLIGEVIRSEKGVFAGDDFARRVSRAVAQEPPAVAVFPGRSARSSPEPSRKARVINARSGLAWAAALAGFAVVIGYSGSTPDLSRIDLALQQKDATLDQSQEAVADARFNDYLMTHNEVSSQVGSTSMLPHARLVSSPGR from the coding sequence ATGAACACTACAAATCAGGAATTAAAATTGAAGCTGTCCTTACTGCTGGATAATGAGCTTTCATCCGCGGAACGCCATGGACTGCTTGATCGTGTGAACGATGAGCCGCAATTGCGTCAGGCATGGGCCAGATATAACCTGATAGGCGAGGTAATACGCTCGGAGAAGGGAGTATTCGCTGGGGACGATTTCGCCCGCCGGGTCAGCCGGGCTGTTGCGCAGGAGCCGCCTGCGGTCGCGGTATTTCCGGGAAGATCGGCGCGGTCATCGCCGGAACCGTCGCGGAAGGCGCGCGTTATCAACGCGAGAAGCGGGCTGGCGTGGGCCGCCGCGCTGGCGGGTTTTGCCGTCGTAATAGGGTATTCCGGGAGCACTCCCGACCTGAGCCGCATTGATTTGGCGCTGCAGCAGAAGGATGCAACCCTCGATCAGTCTCAGGAGGCCGTGGCCGATGCCCGCTTCAATGATTATTTGATGACGCATAACGAGGTTTCTTCTCAGGTCGGCTCGACAAGCATGCTGCCGCATGCGCGTCTGGTCAGTAGTCCGGGACGATAA
- the rpoE gene encoding RNA polymerase sigma factor RpoE: MASSVEVTDEALVQRVQAGDKKAFDLLVLKYQNRVIHLVNRYLRDQSEAQDVAQDAFIKAYRAIGSFRGESAFYTWIYRIAINTAKNHIVSRSRRPSEEDIDPDVAEQFEGVDSLRDIDTPDAILLSEEMAVIIQNALDDLPSELRTAISLREFDGLSYEEIAEAMSCPVGTVRSRIFRAREFIEKRLESVEVRP, translated from the coding sequence GTGGCAAGCTCTGTTGAAGTAACCGATGAGGCGTTGGTGCAACGCGTACAGGCAGGAGATAAAAAAGCCTTCGATCTGCTGGTGCTTAAGTACCAAAACCGGGTAATACACCTGGTTAACCGCTATTTACGCGATCAGAGCGAAGCGCAGGACGTAGCTCAGGACGCTTTCATCAAGGCGTACCGGGCAATAGGTTCGTTCCGCGGCGAAAGTGCTTTTTATACATGGATATACAGGATCGCGATCAATACGGCAAAGAATCACATCGTAAGCCGGTCGCGCAGACCTTCCGAAGAAGATATTGATCCTGATGTTGCGGAACAATTCGAGGGCGTCGATAGTCTCAGGGATATAGATACCCCTGATGCGATACTGCTCAGCGAGGAAATGGCGGTCATCATACAGAACGCGCTCGACGATCTTCCATCCGAGTTGCGTACTGCAATTTCTCTGCGAGAGTTTGACGGATTGAGCTACGAAGAAATCGCCGAAGCGATGTCTTGTCCGGTTGGTACGGTGAGATCCCGCATATTCAGGGCGCGAGAATTTATTGAGAAAAGATTGGAAAGTGTCGAGGTAAGGCCATGA
- the nadB gene encoding L-aspartate oxidase produces the protein MSSHMLDTDVLVIGSGGAGLSLALRLADHTRVCVVTKVALRETNTLYAQGGISAVLDKKDSWESHIRDTLDAGAGLCNPEVVRFVVSQGKDCIDWLLAHGVPFTEFHTDEGQTHLHLTREGGHTHRRVVHADDATGAALETSLEKHVRNHHNIRILEYHNVIDLITERKRGMPGQRVLGAYALHTLDNRVKTLRARIVVLATGGASKVYLYTSNPDISTGDGIALAWRAGARIANMEFMQFHPTCLYHTQVRSFLISEALRGEGAKLLLPDGSEFMSRFDSRAELAPRDIVARAIDHEMKRLGIDCVYLDISFKPAEFIRQHFPMIYAHCLELGMDITRSPIPVVPAAHFTCGGVLVDINARTDIPGLYAIGEVASTGLHGANRLASNSLLECLVFARLAAEDILREIDQAPMPPALPDWDESRVSDSDEEVVVSHNWDEIRRFMWDYVGIVRTSKRLERAKHRIDMLQSEIAEYYGNFRVTGDLLELRNLATVAELIIRSALGRKESRGLHYTRDYPRTDDSQAPKATILSPSVGQDSAFPPG, from the coding sequence ATGTCATCCCATATGCTCGATACCGATGTTCTTGTCATCGGCAGCGGCGGCGCCGGACTCAGTCTTGCCCTGCGCCTGGCCGATCACACCCGCGTCTGCGTTGTAACCAAGGTTGCGCTACGCGAAACCAACACCCTCTACGCACAAGGCGGCATTTCCGCGGTGCTCGATAAAAAAGACTCCTGGGAATCGCACATCAGGGATACGCTGGATGCCGGAGCGGGATTATGCAACCCCGAAGTCGTGCGTTTCGTGGTGTCGCAGGGAAAAGACTGCATAGACTGGCTGCTCGCGCACGGCGTGCCGTTTACCGAATTTCATACCGACGAAGGACAGACTCATCTTCATCTGACCCGTGAAGGCGGACATACTCACAGACGCGTGGTGCACGCGGACGACGCCACAGGCGCGGCCCTGGAAACATCGCTGGAAAAACATGTCCGCAATCATCACAACATCAGAATCCTCGAATACCATAATGTGATCGACCTGATTACGGAACGTAAACGGGGCATGCCGGGGCAACGCGTACTCGGCGCTTATGCATTGCATACCCTGGACAACCGTGTAAAAACCTTGCGGGCGCGCATCGTGGTGCTGGCGACCGGGGGTGCCAGCAAGGTCTACCTGTACACCAGCAATCCGGACATTTCCACCGGTGACGGCATCGCACTCGCCTGGCGCGCCGGCGCGCGCATCGCCAACATGGAGTTCATGCAATTCCATCCGACCTGTCTTTATCATACCCAGGTGCGTTCTTTTCTCATTTCTGAGGCCTTGCGCGGCGAAGGCGCCAAACTACTGCTGCCCGACGGCAGCGAGTTCATGAGCCGCTTCGATTCTCGTGCGGAACTGGCTCCGCGCGATATCGTCGCACGGGCTATCGACCATGAAATGAAACGGCTCGGCATTGACTGCGTCTATCTGGATATCAGCTTCAAACCTGCTGAGTTCATCCGCCAACATTTCCCGATGATTTACGCGCATTGTCTCGAACTGGGCATGGACATTACGCGCAGCCCAATCCCGGTGGTACCCGCAGCCCACTTTACCTGTGGCGGCGTATTGGTCGATATCAACGCCAGAACAGATATTCCCGGTTTGTACGCGATAGGCGAAGTCGCCTCCACCGGACTGCACGGCGCAAACCGCCTGGCCAGCAATTCGCTGCTGGAATGCCTGGTTTTTGCACGTCTGGCGGCAGAGGATATTCTACGGGAAATCGATCAAGCGCCCATGCCTCCGGCTTTACCTGATTGGGACGAATCGCGCGTCAGCGATTCGGACGAGGAAGTGGTCGTATCGCATAACTGGGATGAAATCCGTCGCTTCATGTGGGATTATGTCGGCATCGTCCGCACCTCCAAGCGGCTGGAGCGGGCCAAACATCGCATCGACATGCTGCAATCGGAAATAGCCGAATACTACGGCAATTTCCGCGTAACCGGCGACTTGCTGGAATTGCGCAACCTGGCAACCGTTGCGGAGCTGATTATCCGCTCCGCGCTGGGCCGGAAAGAAAGCCGCGGGCTGCACTACACGCGCGACTATCCTCGCACCGACGACAGCCAAGCGCCGAAAGCTACCATACTTTCTCCTTCCGTCGGGCAGGATTCTGCATTTCCACCCGGTTGA